One part of the Acidobacteriota bacterium genome encodes these proteins:
- a CDS encoding sialidase family protein yields the protein MIRFKTLSTILSILAVSLFLSLGAERGDNIYAQCVWGPDILLSEVDGEFSNQPDIASDGNYVHVVWQDYKDIGGQIHTSRIWYRNSDDSGVTWSNMKVITPKNSTGDFHEPRIAVSGKNIHVVFIGLDIVGGDMVSAVYYIQSTNNGRSWSKPLMLNMLGPFYYEAWYPDISVSGNTVHAVWVDDREGDDAFHVYYKRSMDNGKTWDDGDDNPSNDNADHSKKISAGTTDFLYPAITSYGENVHAVWQWEWSKVYYSGSLNNGATWSEPVIISEPGSRYPDVIAYENIVHIVWEDDRHLIEEECNSEIYYQRSMDDGLTWEPARRLTEMSMWSLDPRIDLYGNQIGIIWKDERDSPLDCGIIGPVPMGEIYYKRSIDGGVTWDDGDDDPGNDNADHTKRLSEIDESGGDGKAISVETQFTHVVFDDVRYDRPDPSDIFVKDVFYKQRSCP from the coding sequence ATGATAAGATTTAAAACCCTTTCGACAATTCTTTCCATCCTTGCTGTCTCTCTTTTTCTTTCGCTTGGAGCGGAGCGAGGGGATAATATCTATGCCCAGTGCGTCTGGGGCCCTGACATCCTCCTCTCGGAGGTGGATGGAGAGTTCTCCAATCAGCCGGATATTGCATCCGATGGAAATTATGTTCATGTGGTCTGGCAGGACTACAAAGACATCGGAGGACAGATCCACACGTCGAGAATCTGGTACCGGAATAGCGATGATAGCGGAGTAACGTGGAGCAACATGAAAGTTATCACGCCGAAGAACAGCACGGGCGACTTTCATGAGCCCAGAATAGCGGTCAGCGGGAAGAACATTCATGTCGTTTTCATCGGACTGGACATAGTGGGGGGCGATATGGTCTCCGCGGTGTACTATATCCAGAGCACGAACAATGGTCGCAGCTGGTCGAAGCCGCTCATGCTGAACATGTTAGGCCCCTTCTATTACGAGGCCTGGTATCCCGACATCAGCGTCTCGGGGAATACGGTCCACGCCGTCTGGGTGGATGACAGGGAAGGAGACGACGCATTCCACGTCTACTACAAGAGAAGCATGGACAATGGCAAGACCTGGGATGACGGAGATGACAATCCCTCCAACGACAACGCCGACCACTCGAAGAAGATCTCGGCCGGAACGACGGATTTTCTATATCCTGCCATCACATCTTATGGAGAGAATGTCCATGCCGTATGGCAGTGGGAGTGGTCGAAGGTCTACTATTCGGGCAGCCTGAACAACGGCGCCACCTGGAGCGAGCCAGTCATCATCTCCGAGCCGGGATCCCGCTATCCCGACGTCATAGCTTATGAGAACATCGTTCACATCGTCTGGGAAGACGACAGGCATCTTATAGAGGAGGAGTGCAATTCTGAGATCTATTACCAGAGGAGCATGGACGATGGGCTCACCTGGGAACCGGCAAGGAGATTGACGGAGATGAGCATGTGGTCGCTCGATCCAAGGATTGACCTCTATGGCAACCAGATTGGCATCATCTGGAAAGATGAGAGGGACAGCCCCCTGGATTGCGGCATCATCGGTCCCGTTCCCATGGGAGAGATCTACTACAAGAGGAGCATAGACGGTGGCGTGACCTGGGATGACGGAGACGACGACCCAGGCAACGACAATGCTGACCACACCAAGCGTCTCAGCGAGATCGATGAAAGCGGAGGAGATGGGAAGG